A region of the Phaseolus vulgaris cultivar G19833 chromosome 11, P. vulgaris v2.0, whole genome shotgun sequence genome:
GCTTATGCACTTCCACTTATCCATGAAAGAGGTCTAAGACAATACCATGTGATCCCCTGTCCTTCCCTTGACCCCATCACATCCTTGTCAATCATTCATTGTGGAATTAGATTGCAGTTGCAGCGTTCCCATTAGGGACTATATATACACTATTTCTTGCATCCTCAAGCAACACAACTCATTTGCATCCTCAAGCATCAgaattcaaataattatttctcATACAAGTCTTTTGACATCACTTAGCAGATTATTTGTTTGTGGTGCAACAAAAACAATGGCTTTTCGCATCCCAAGTATTATTAGACAAGCATCATTTTCTACTGCGAAAACAACTCGCAAGGGACTTGAAGTCCCAAAAGGCTATCTTGCAATCTATGTTGGAGATAAGATGAGGCGGTTCATGATTCCAGTATCATTTTTGAATCAACCTTCATTTCAACAATTGCTAAGTCTATCAGAAGAAGAATTTGGATATGATCATCCAACTGGAGGTCTCACAATTCCATGCAAGGAGGATGAGTTCCTAAACGTTATCTCTCAATTGAATGAGCAGTAAATCATGCTATTGGAAAGTGAGTAGATTAGATGAGGCAAATTTGTATAGAAGGCACTTTCTTTTATTGTGTAAATCCATTGGAAGTTGAAACAGGTTCCATAATGAGAATACAGCAGTAGATATTGTTTAAATACTTTTTCCTTTCACCAAATACCAATGAATTTCAATATGATTATCAAATATCTTCTGATATACAACATGCTATCAGCATATATTACTATTAGAGATTAAGTGGAGAAACTCTATTGGATATATTATCAAAACTTCATATTGGTTGGTACTGCTTCCCTGTTGTAATTTCAATACTCATCCTTGAGCCAAACAAGGAAGCCACAATACATTTGTCCTGAAACAGTTTGTTTCTagaattttcaataaatttaaggCTCATTCAGTTCCTGCTTTAACCGCCACATTATCATTTGCCAAGTATTCAATTTTTCTGTTTGCCTAGACTGGCAGCTCTATTTCTATGcctgaaaaaaaaaagctttttGGTGGACAGAAAATCACACCCAATCCACAGTTTCAATGAGTATTAGAATAGTAACATTGTGCTATTATCCATGGTCAACTATTTCCACAGATTTAGGGTATGCTAAGGCCATTGACATTTTGCACCTGCTTCTCAAAATTGTAATTTCGTATGTAtacttattaatataatatattttaactttttccCAAATAAATTAGCTCCCTCTTTGGTcctagaaaaaataattttctctaTTGATCAGAATCATCTGTTCTGTTCCTGCTTTTAATTCTTTAAGAACAAAGTCTAGTATTTTACTGCATGATTGCTCATACACTAAGAAGCACAGATATAATACATCCGATATGACGATAtgcttattttgaaaataacatGATACGATACTTTTACAGTtacttatttaaaaatgtataaaaatattcttaaaacaGAATGAATATATAATTGCAATTGTGCAGATCcaaattaaaatcacatttCTTAgacatcaaaataaaaaatggtaaatCATTGTCATCATAAAAGTATTAATGTTTCATAGATTGGATATTTCATCGATGAGTATTGGTAAAGTATACTAAAACGGATATTGGAGGATCAAAGCTCATAGAGGAGCAAGGGAGCACTGTAACTAATAAATAGAAAACTCAGAGGAGATGCTTCAAGCTTGAGCAGTTAAATTCTTCTTGAACAAAAAAATGATATACTTTGATTTTATCAATCTGATGATCTTTCTTCACCCTAATTCTTGAGGAAGAGAGAAATTTACAAGTTGAGAAGATGCCTAACATACAAAAATGTCACTTCTAATCTATGTCATCCACCTATGTGAGATTTATTGTCCATTCAAGCCAGAAATTATACGTTGGAATACATCTTCGCTGCAAGGAATTGTAAGGCCACCCATGGGATGATCATATCCAAACTCTTCCTCAGCTTGACTCAACAAATCTTGGAATGAAGGTTGGTTCAAGTATGACACGGGGATCATGGAACGCTTCATTTTCTCTCCAACATAGACAGCAAGATAGCCCTTGGGCACATCCACCACTTTTGAAGATGCTTGATTTGCTGCAAATAATGTCTTTCTGGTACCGGGTAAACGAAAGCCCATTGTTGTTTTGACTGGATTAGAAACTTGACAACAGAacagtttagcaaattcttgaaataagcttttgaattttgaattcttttagaTGGGAAGGATTTGAGTTGGTCCTAAATGTTTGCAGGGCATGAATATATAGATAAAAGGATATGTGATTAAGTGTTGGCTAAGTGAATTATTTGTTGAAGTAAGGATATGAGGTAGGAGTCATGGGACCAAATGAGAGACAAGCCATATGGTGTTGTCTTAGAGGACTTTCAAAGAATCAACCACCACGTTATAGTTGATCTCTCTCAGTCTCTCCTTCTTGCTCTATGAAAAAATAGTCTAATAGCTCATCTTGACACTAATTCAGGGTGGTGGGGGCCAGAAACTTCATTTATGAAAAGTTCAATGTGTGTTGCTTAGAATTTGACGTACATAAAAATGTGGTGGATAGTGCCTCATGGTCATGCATTCAATGTAGGTTGTCTTCTCATCTCCACTGTTTGAAAGCTATGGATCAGGATTTCTCA
Encoded here:
- the LOC137820839 gene encoding auxin-induced protein 6B-like, with product MGFRLPGTRKTLFAANQASSKVVDVPKGYLAVYVGEKMKRSMIPVSYLNQPSFQDLLSQAEEEFGYDHPMGGLTIPCSEDVFQRIISGLNGQ